A region of Pseudopipra pipra isolate bDixPip1 chromosome 10, bDixPip1.hap1, whole genome shotgun sequence DNA encodes the following proteins:
- the SEPTIN2 gene encoding septin-2 — protein MSKQQPAQFTNPETPGYVGFANLPNQVHRKSVKKGFEFTLMVVGESGLGKSTLINSLFLTDLYPERIIPGAADKIERTVQIEASTVEIEERGVKLRLTVVDTPGYGDAINCRDCFKTIIAYIDEQFERYLHDESGLNRRHIIDNRVHCCFYFISPFGHGLKPLDVEFMKAIHNKVNIVPVIAKADTLSLKERERLKKRILDEIEEHGIKIYHLPDAESDEDEDFKEQTRLLKASIPFCVVGSNQLIEAKGKKVRGRLYPWGVVEVENPEHNDFLKLRTMLITHMQDLQEVTQDLHYENFRSERLKRGGRKIEDEEVNKDQILLEKEAELRRMQEMIARMQAQMQMQMQSGEGDSSAVHGHHV, from the exons ATGTCCAAG caACAGCCTGCTCAATTTACCAATCCAGAAACTCCTGGCTATGTTGGATTTGCAAACCTTCCCAATCAGGTTCACCGAAAGTCTGTGAAAAAGGGGTTTGAATTTACTCTTATGGTGGTTG GTGAATCTGGATTGGGGAAATCTACATTAATAAACAGCCTCTTCTTGACGGATCTCTACCCAGAAAGGATaatcccaggagctgctg ATAAGATCGAACGCACCGTGCAGATCGAGGCCTCCACGGTTGAGATCGAAGAGAGGGGCGTGAAACTGCGTCTGACAGTCGTGGATACCCCAGGATATGGGGATGCCATCAACTGTAGAGACTG ttttaagACCATAATCGCTTACATTGATGAGCAGTTTGAGCGGTACCTGCACGATGAGAGTGGTTTGAACAGGAGGCACATCATAGACAACCGGGTTCATTGCTGCTTCTATTTCATTTCACCGTTTGGCCATGG CCTTAAGCCTCTGGATGTTGAGTTTATGAAGGCCATACACAACAAAGTAAATATTGTACCAGTGATTGCAAAAGCTGATACACTTTCTCTGAAAGAGCGAGAGAGACTAAAGAAAAGG ATTCTGGATGAAATAGAAGAGCATGGCATCAAGATTTATCACCTGCCTGATGCTGAATCAGATGAGGATGAAGATTTTAAAGAGCAGACCAGACTCCTAAAG GCCAGCATCCCATTTTGTGTGGTGGGATCCAATCAACTCATTGAAGCCAAAGGTAAAAAAGTTAGAGGTCGGCTCTACCCATGGGGTGTAGTTGAAGTGGAGAATCCAGAGCATAATGACTTCCTGAAGCTAAGGACCATGTTAAT CACCCATATGCAAGACCTTCAGGAGGTGACCCAGGACCTTCACTATGAGAACTTCCGCTCTGAAAGGCTCAAACGAGGCGGCAG GAAAATAGAAGATGAAGAAGTAAATAAAGACCAGATTCTGCTTGAGAAGGAAGCGGAA